The following are encoded together in the Pseudomonas sediminis genome:
- the hutU gene encoding urocanate hydratase, whose protein sequence is MTTKYRDTEIRAPRGTTLTAKSWLTEAPLRMLMNNLDPDVAENPKELVVYGGIGRAARNWECYDKIVESLTNLNDDETLLVQSGKPVGVFKTHSNAPRVLIANSNLVPHWASWEHFNELDAEGLAMYGQMTAGSWIYIGSQGIVQGTYETFVEAGRQHYAGNLKGRWVLTAGLGGMGGAQPLAATLAGACSLNIECQQTSIDFRLRSRYVDEQATDLDDALARIAKCCAEGKAISVALLGNAAEILPELVRRGVRPDMVTDQTSAHDPLNGYLPIGWSWAEYKDRAATDPAGVVKAAKQSMAVHVQAMLDFQKMGVPTFDYGNNIRQMAKEEGVSNAFDFPGFVPAYIRPLFCRGIGPFRWAALSGNPEDIYKTDAKVKELIPDDAHLHRWLDMARERIAFQGLPARICWVGLGLRAKLGLAFNEMVRSGELSAPIVIGRDHLDSGSVSSPNRETEAMQDGSDAVSDWPLLNALLNTASGATWVSLHHGGGVGMGFSQHSGMVIVCDGTDEAAARIARVLTNDPGTGVMRHADAGYQIAIDCAKEQGLNLPMIG, encoded by the coding sequence GTGACCACCAAGTACCGCGATACCGAAATCCGCGCCCCACGCGGCACCACGCTCACCGCCAAGAGCTGGCTGACCGAAGCGCCGCTGCGCATGCTGATGAACAACCTCGACCCGGACGTGGCCGAGAACCCCAAGGAGCTGGTGGTGTACGGCGGCATCGGCCGCGCCGCGCGCAACTGGGAGTGCTATGACAAGATCGTCGAGAGCCTGACCAACCTGAATGACGACGAGACCCTGCTGGTGCAGTCCGGCAAGCCGGTCGGCGTGTTCAAGACTCACAGCAACGCGCCGCGCGTGCTGATCGCCAACTCCAACCTGGTGCCGCACTGGGCGAGCTGGGAGCATTTCAACGAGCTCGACGCCGAGGGCCTGGCCATGTACGGCCAGATGACCGCCGGCAGCTGGATCTACATCGGCAGCCAGGGCATCGTTCAGGGCACCTACGAGACCTTCGTCGAAGCCGGTCGCCAGCACTACGCCGGCAACCTCAAGGGCCGTTGGGTGCTGACCGCAGGCCTGGGTGGCATGGGCGGCGCCCAGCCGCTGGCCGCTACCCTGGCTGGCGCTTGCTCGCTGAACATCGAATGCCAGCAGACCAGCATCGATTTCCGCCTGCGCAGCCGCTACGTCGACGAGCAGGCCACTGATCTGGACGACGCCCTGGCGCGCATCGCCAAGTGCTGCGCCGAAGGCAAGGCTATCTCCGTCGCCCTGCTGGGCAACGCTGCCGAGATCCTGCCGGAGTTGGTGCGCCGTGGCGTGCGCCCGGATATGGTCACCGACCAGACCAGCGCCCACGACCCGCTCAATGGCTACCTGCCGATCGGCTGGAGCTGGGCCGAGTACAAGGACCGTGCAGCCACCGACCCGGCTGGCGTGGTCAAGGCTGCCAAGCAGTCCATGGCTGTGCATGTACAGGCCATGCTCGACTTCCAGAAGATGGGCGTGCCGACCTTCGACTACGGCAACAACATCCGCCAGATGGCCAAGGAAGAGGGCGTGAGCAATGCCTTCGACTTCCCCGGCTTCGTCCCGGCCTATATCCGCCCGCTGTTCTGCCGCGGCATCGGCCCGTTCCGCTGGGCGGCGCTGTCCGGCAACCCCGAGGACATCTACAAGACCGACGCGAAGGTCAAGGAACTGATCCCGGACGATGCCCACCTGCACCGCTGGCTGGATATGGCCCGCGAGCGCATCGCCTTCCAGGGCCTGCCGGCGCGTATCTGCTGGGTCGGCCTGGGTCTGCGTGCCAAGCTCGGCCTGGCCTTCAATGAGATGGTGCGTTCGGGTGAGCTGAGTGCGCCCATCGTCATCGGCCGCGACCACCTGGACAGCGGCTCGGTGTCCAGCCCCAACCGCGAGACCGAAGCGATGCAGGACGGCTCCGATGCAGTGTCCGACTGGCCGCTGCTCAACGCCCTGCTCAACACCGCCAGCGGTGCGACCTGGGTGTCGCTGCACCACGGTGGTGGCGTGGGCATGGGTTTCTCCCAGCATTCGGGTATGGTCATCGTCTGTGATGGCACCGATGAAGCCGCCGCGCGCATTGCCCGCGTACTGACCAACGACCCGGGCACTGGCGTGATGCGTCATGCCGACGCCGGTTACCAGATCGCCATCGATTGCGCCAAGGAGCAGGGCCTGAATCTGCCGATGATCGGTTAA
- a CDS encoding HutD/Ves family protein, whose amino-acid sequence MPFTLLDPTMALAMPWKNGGGTTLQLAISPAGAGLEDFAWRISSALVAVDGAFSSFPDIDRSLAVLAGKGLCLQREDGRIETLHSGGAIAAFPGEEAIDAQLLDGPITDLNLMTRRSLWTHQVQLLKWQGTRRLENDAAVLLLWNAAQSAVEVKAGDAMHPLAAGNGLLIENEPGQLHLHAQRPALLYVARLNPCAP is encoded by the coding sequence ATGCCTTTCACCCTGCTCGATCCCACAATGGCCCTCGCCATGCCCTGGAAGAACGGCGGCGGTACGACGCTGCAACTGGCCATCTCGCCTGCGGGCGCGGGCCTGGAGGATTTCGCCTGGCGCATCAGCAGTGCTCTAGTGGCGGTGGATGGAGCCTTTTCCAGCTTCCCGGACATCGACCGCAGCCTGGCCGTGCTCGCCGGCAAGGGCTTGTGCTTGCAACGCGAGGATGGCCGGATCGAAACGTTGCACAGCGGTGGTGCCATAGCGGCTTTTCCAGGCGAAGAGGCAATCGACGCGCAATTGCTGGACGGCCCGATCACCGACCTCAATCTGATGACCCGACGAAGCCTCTGGACGCATCAGGTGCAGTTGCTGAAATGGCAGGGAACCCGGAGGCTGGAGAATGATGCGGCGGTACTGCTGCTGTGGAATGCAGCCCAGAGCGCAGTCGAAGTGAAGGCTGGCGACGCGATGCACCCGCTAGCGGCGGGAAACGGCCTGCTGATAGAGAACGAACCCGGCCAGTTGCACCTGCACGCACAACGCCCCGCCCTACTCTACGTGGCCAGGCTGAACCCGTGCGCCCCATGA
- the hutC gene encoding histidine utilization repressor: MTTTPRYKAIEAFLLERIQGGVFPVNHQIPPEEQLARDFSVSRMTANKAIQNLVQKGYLVRQAGLGTFVTDRKAESPLHEVMNIASEVRGRGHEYSNEVVRCEAIAADDEVALRLGLRLGGEVFHSILVHLQDGLPIQLEDRFVNPRWVPHYLQSDFTQVTPNEVLVASCPISDVEHVVEAVLADARTAELLQIDPAMPCLSVIRRTWSDDHLISYARLIHPGDRYKLRSLHKRRA; encoded by the coding sequence GTGACCACCACCCCGCGCTACAAAGCCATCGAGGCCTTCCTGCTGGAGCGTATCCAGGGCGGCGTGTTTCCGGTCAATCACCAGATTCCGCCCGAGGAGCAACTGGCGCGGGATTTCTCCGTCAGCCGCATGACCGCCAACAAGGCCATCCAGAACCTGGTGCAAAAGGGTTATCTGGTGCGTCAGGCCGGGCTGGGCACTTTCGTCACCGACCGCAAGGCCGAGTCGCCGCTGCATGAGGTGATGAATATCGCCAGTGAAGTGCGCGGTCGCGGTCACGAATACAGCAACGAAGTGGTGCGTTGCGAAGCCATCGCCGCCGATGACGAGGTGGCCCTGCGCCTGGGGCTGCGCCTGGGCGGCGAGGTGTTTCACAGCATCCTCGTGCACCTGCAGGACGGCCTGCCGATCCAGCTCGAGGATCGTTTCGTCAATCCGCGCTGGGTGCCGCATTACCTGCAAAGCGACTTCACCCAGGTCACGCCCAACGAAGTGCTGGTCGCCAGTTGCCCGATCTCGGATGTCGAGCATGTGGTGGAGGCGGTACTGGCGGATGCGCGCACGGCCGAGCTGCTGCAGATCGACCCGGCCATGCCCTGTCTGAGCGTGATCCGCCGTACCTGGTCGGACGATCACCTGATCAGCTACGCGCGGCTGATCCATCCCGGTGACCGCTACAAGCTGCGCTCGCTACACAAGCGCAGAGCGTAG
- a CDS encoding AraC family transcriptional regulator produces MAVKGSWYERDSRFIAAHHQPALLLDLALARELDSHRLLRGSGLFHEDILSGQARISPQQFLQLIDNARRLLDADDSSFLFGQRLLPGHYGAASQALQQAADLQQSLELLVRLRALLSPLLAPRLLLDEQRVYIVWLDACGCGEQRRFLLEASMTALASSSRWLAGERLPWQFEFAHEQPRYIEQYWVHLGEDVAFARQVDMMSLPREYLTRPWPGASLTAGQVAEQQSLAQLEALGFSASLLDRLYDHLHEQIRETPNLDKVAHAFAMSPATLKRKLGKHDSHFQEQLDLVRKHVALYLYRVKGYSNDEVAAYLQFHDSTNFRRSFKRWTGLSPSALRQLLG; encoded by the coding sequence ATGGCCGTCAAGGGCAGTTGGTACGAACGCGACAGCCGCTTCATCGCCGCCCACCATCAACCAGCGCTGTTGCTCGACCTGGCCCTGGCGCGCGAACTGGACAGCCATCGCCTGCTGCGCGGTAGCGGCCTGTTTCACGAAGACATTCTCAGCGGCCAGGCGCGCATCAGCCCGCAGCAGTTCCTGCAACTGATCGACAACGCGCGACGCCTGCTGGATGCCGACGACAGCAGCTTTCTGTTCGGCCAGCGCCTGCTGCCGGGCCACTACGGTGCCGCCAGCCAGGCCCTGCAGCAGGCCGCCGACCTGCAACAGTCGCTGGAACTGCTGGTGCGTCTACGCGCCCTGCTCAGCCCGCTTTTGGCGCCACGCCTGCTACTCGACGAACAGCGCGTCTACATCGTCTGGCTGGATGCCTGCGGCTGCGGCGAGCAGCGACGATTCCTGCTCGAGGCGAGCATGACCGCGCTGGCCTCGAGCAGCCGCTGGCTGGCTGGCGAACGCCTGCCCTGGCAGTTCGAGTTCGCCCATGAGCAGCCACGCTATATCGAACAGTACTGGGTACACCTTGGCGAGGACGTGGCGTTCGCGCGCCAGGTGGACATGATGAGCCTGCCACGCGAATACCTGACCCGTCCCTGGCCCGGCGCCTCGCTCACTGCCGGGCAGGTGGCCGAACAACAGAGCCTGGCGCAACTGGAGGCGCTGGGATTTTCCGCCAGCCTGCTGGATCGCCTTTACGACCACCTGCACGAGCAGATTCGCGAGACACCGAATCTGGACAAGGTGGCGCACGCTTTCGCCATGAGCCCCGCCACCCTCAAGCGCAAGCTGGGCAAACACGACAGCCACTTTCAGGAACAGCTCGACCTGGTGCGCAAGCACGTGGCGCTGTACCTGTACCGGGTAAAGGGCTACAGCAACGACGAAGTGGCCGCCTACCTGCAGTTCCACGACAGCACCAACTTCCGTCGCTCGTTCAAGCGTTGGACGGGCCTGTCGCCCAGTGCGCTAAGGCAGTTGCTGGGTTGA
- a CDS encoding GGDEF domain-containing protein, with protein MPPLLKLHAWKLAGLLLLANLGLLAHLIAGHIKPTNEWNWTDILGEGGSALLVLLWIGLLLKSRPAGRVTNLLFCGLACLFFSLWMDSVDEFVQLPASVHWDKWLESGPMPVGFILMTLGIYHWHREQLAISAQMEKRERLFREHRLFDKLTPLGGADYLRLQVQQALQQSHEQGQPLALVTLDLDGFDRLNREHGHAEGDLVLQNLTQLLLLNLRRQDLLCRLAGDRFVALLPGTGAQQAQQIAGELQDAVRHLAYRSSRNGERLYLSAGVASVLAQDEDGDSLLRRLNLALARVKQTPAAKRA; from the coding sequence ATGCCGCCCCTGTTGAAACTGCATGCCTGGAAACTCGCCGGCCTGTTACTGCTGGCCAACCTCGGCCTGCTCGCTCATCTGATCGCCGGCCATATCAAACCCACCAATGAATGGAACTGGACCGATATCCTCGGCGAAGGAGGCTCGGCGCTGCTGGTGCTGCTGTGGATCGGCCTGCTGCTGAAAAGCCGCCCGGCCGGGCGGGTGACCAACCTGCTGTTCTGCGGCCTGGCCTGCCTGTTCTTCTCGCTGTGGATGGATTCGGTGGACGAGTTCGTCCAACTGCCGGCCAGCGTCCACTGGGACAAGTGGCTGGAGTCCGGACCGATGCCGGTAGGCTTCATCCTCATGACCCTAGGCATCTACCACTGGCACCGCGAGCAGTTGGCGATCAGCGCGCAGATGGAAAAGCGCGAGCGGCTGTTCCGCGAACACCGCCTGTTCGACAAACTCACCCCACTGGGGGGCGCCGATTACCTGCGTCTGCAGGTGCAGCAGGCGCTGCAGCAGAGCCACGAACAGGGCCAGCCCCTGGCGTTGGTGACTCTCGATCTGGATGGTTTCGACCGCCTCAATCGCGAGCATGGTCATGCCGAGGGTGACCTGGTCTTGCAGAACCTGACCCAGCTGTTGCTGCTCAACCTGCGTCGTCAGGATCTGCTCTGCCGTCTGGCCGGCGATCGCTTCGTCGCGCTGCTGCCAGGCACCGGCGCGCAGCAGGCGCAACAGATCGCCGGCGAGCTGCAGGATGCGGTACGCCACCTGGCCTACCGCAGCAGCCGCAACGGCGAACGCCTGTATCTGTCAGCCGGCGTGGCCAGCGTGCTGGCCCAGGACGAGGATGGTGACAGCCTGCTCAGGCGCCTCAACCTGGCCCTGGCGCGCGTCAAGCAGACGCCCGCAGCCAAGCGCGCCTGA
- the hutG gene encoding formimidoylglutamase gives MLADRHSMAAWSGRTDPETDSARWHQRIQALAENSQPGLALLGFACDEGVRRNHGRVGAAAAPQCVRKALANLAWHRQAPAYDAGDVTCEDGDLEAAQARLGQNVCALLDAGHLPLVIGGGHEVAFGSWSGLAEHLSGNPAPKIGIVNFDAHFDLRDPAYVHSSGTPFAQIAEQCAARGWPFRYACLGVSRASNTRALFARATELNVLVREDHEIRESTLDAIGAELDVFAAECDALYLTIDIDVLPACEAPGVSAPAARGVRLELLEPLLERLKASGKLRLADLAELNPEYDIDNRTAKVAARLIHLLSL, from the coding sequence ATGCTCGCTGATCGTCACAGCATGGCCGCCTGGAGCGGCCGTACCGACCCGGAAACCGACAGCGCACGCTGGCACCAACGTATCCAGGCGCTGGCAGAAAACAGCCAGCCGGGTCTGGCCCTGCTAGGTTTCGCCTGCGACGAAGGTGTGCGCCGCAACCATGGCCGTGTCGGCGCCGCCGCTGCGCCGCAATGCGTGCGCAAAGCGCTGGCCAACCTGGCCTGGCATCGCCAGGCGCCGGCCTATGACGCCGGTGACGTGACCTGCGAGGATGGCGACCTGGAAGCTGCCCAGGCGCGTCTTGGCCAAAACGTTTGCGCGCTGCTGGACGCCGGCCATCTGCCGCTGGTGATAGGTGGTGGGCATGAAGTGGCCTTCGGCAGTTGGTCGGGCCTGGCCGAGCACCTGTCCGGCAACCCCGCTCCCAAGATCGGCATCGTCAATTTCGACGCCCATTTCGACCTGCGCGACCCGGCCTATGTGCATTCCTCCGGCACGCCCTTCGCGCAGATCGCCGAGCAGTGCGCCGCGCGCGGCTGGCCGTTCCGCTACGCCTGCCTTGGCGTCAGCCGCGCCAGCAACACCCGTGCGCTGTTTGCCCGCGCCACCGAGCTGAACGTGCTGGTGCGTGAGGATCATGAAATACGCGAGTCGACCCTCGATGCCATCGGCGCCGAGCTGGACGTCTTTGCCGCCGAGTGCGACGCGCTCTACCTGACCATCGACATCGACGTGCTGCCGGCCTGCGAAGCACCGGGCGTCAGCGCGCCAGCCGCCCGTGGCGTGCGCCTGGAGCTGCTGGAGCCGCTGCTCGAACGGCTCAAGGCCAGCGGCAAGCTGCGCCTGGCCGACCTGGCCGAGCTCAACCCCGAATACGACATCGACAACCGCACCGCCAAGGTGGCGGCGCGCCTGATTCATCTGCTCAGCCTCTGA
- the hutI gene encoding imidazolonepropionase, translated as MRMHSTSKQLWRDVQVFDGLAQLDEAMNVLVEDGCIAGLWPSSAFDEALAQGAVEAGRGGVMTPGLVDCHTHLVHAGDRAGEFEQRLEGVSYETIARNGGGIISSVRATRAASEDDLIAASLPRLDALLADGVTTLEIKSGYGLTVADELKMLRVARRIGELRPVRVLTTLLGAHALPPEYAGRADDYVSLVCDEMIPAAVAEGLADAVDVFCEGIAFSPAQCERVFQAAQHHGLAIKAHAEQLSNLGGSALAARYGALSADHIEYLDEAGVRAMAEAGTVAVLLPGAFHVLRETQLPPIELLRHYGVPMAVASDANPGTSPICMPTLMANLACTLFRLTPREALAGMTTHGARALGLPDLGRIAVGGPADLCLWDIQQPAELAYAVQAGRLRQRVFNGAITYAR; from the coding sequence ATGCGGATGCATTCCACCTCGAAACAGCTCTGGCGCGATGTGCAGGTCTTCGATGGCCTGGCGCAGTTGGACGAGGCGATGAACGTGCTGGTCGAGGACGGTTGCATTGCCGGCCTATGGCCGTCGAGCGCCTTCGACGAGGCGCTGGCTCAAGGTGCAGTCGAAGCAGGGCGCGGCGGCGTGATGACTCCGGGGCTGGTCGATTGCCACACCCATCTGGTGCACGCCGGTGATCGTGCCGGTGAATTCGAGCAGCGCCTGGAAGGGGTGAGCTACGAAACCATCGCCCGCAACGGCGGCGGAATCATCAGCAGCGTGCGCGCCACCCGTGCGGCCAGCGAAGACGATCTGATCGCCGCCAGCCTGCCGCGTCTCGACGCGCTGCTGGCCGATGGCGTGACAACGCTGGAGATCAAGTCCGGCTACGGCCTGACCGTTGCCGACGAACTGAAGATGCTGCGCGTGGCCCGTCGCATCGGCGAACTGCGCCCGGTGCGGGTGCTCACCACCCTGCTCGGTGCCCATGCCCTGCCACCGGAATACGCTGGCCGCGCTGACGACTACGTCAGCCTGGTCTGCGACGAAATGATCCCGGCCGCTGTCGCCGAAGGCCTGGCCGATGCAGTGGACGTGTTCTGTGAAGGCATCGCCTTCTCTCCGGCCCAGTGCGAGCGGGTTTTCCAGGCCGCGCAGCACCATGGCCTGGCCATCAAGGCCCATGCCGAGCAGCTCTCCAATCTGGGCGGCAGTGCCCTGGCCGCACGCTACGGCGCGCTGTCCGCCGACCATATCGAATACCTGGACGAAGCCGGCGTGCGCGCCATGGCCGAGGCCGGCACGGTCGCCGTGCTGCTGCCCGGCGCCTTCCATGTGCTGCGTGAAACCCAGCTGCCGCCCATCGAACTGCTGCGCCATTACGGCGTACCGATGGCCGTGGCCAGCGATGCCAACCCCGGCACCTCGCCGATCTGCATGCCAACGCTGATGGCCAACCTGGCCTGCACTCTGTTTCGCCTCACCCCGCGCGAAGCCCTGGCCGGCATGACCACCCACGGCGCCCGAGCCCTCGGCCTGCCAGATCTCGGCCGCATTGCTGTCGGCGGGCCAGCGGATCTGTGCCTGTGGGATATCCAGCAACCGGCCGAACTGGCCTACGCGGTGCAGGCCGGGCGTCTGCGCCAGCGCGTGTTCAATGGAGCCATTACCTATGCTCGCTGA
- the hutH gene encoding histidine ammonia-lyase, translating to MTTLNLKPGQLTLADLRAAYQAPVHLTLDASTHQAIDASVACVNQIIAEGRTAYGINTGFGLLASTRIANDDLEKLQRSLVLSHAAGIGEPLSDAMVRLIMLLKINSLARGFSGIRRQVIEALIALVNAEVYPHIPLKGSVGASGDLAPLAHMSLVLLGESQARHKGQWLPASEALAIAGLEPMTLAAKEGLALLNGTQVSTAYALRGLFEGEDLYAAASVCGALSVEALLGSRSPFDARIHAARGQRGQIDAAAAFRHLLGDSSEIGRSHAACDKVQDPYSLRCQPQVMGACLTQLRQAAEVLGVEANAVSDNPLVFAAEGEVISGGNFHAEPVAMAADNIALAIAEIGSLSERRISLMMDKHMSQLPPFLVANGGVNSGFMIAQVTAAALASENKALAHPHSVDSLPTSANQEDHVSMAPAAGKRLWDMAANTRGVLAVEWLGACQGLDFREGLKSTPALEQARQALRAKVPYYVEDRFFAPDIAAADALLAERVLTPLLPAGMLPSVG from the coding sequence ATGACCACCCTGAACCTGAAACCCGGCCAACTAACCCTGGCCGACCTGCGCGCCGCCTACCAGGCGCCCGTGCACCTGACCCTGGACGCCAGCACCCATCAGGCCATTGACGCCAGTGTTGCCTGCGTCAATCAGATCATCGCCGAGGGCCGCACTGCCTACGGCATCAACACCGGTTTCGGCCTGCTGGCCTCGACCCGCATCGCCAACGACGATCTGGAAAAGCTGCAGCGTTCGCTGGTGCTGTCCCATGCCGCCGGCATCGGCGAGCCGCTGAGCGATGCCATGGTACGGCTGATCATGCTGCTGAAGATCAACAGCCTGGCACGCGGCTTTTCCGGCATTCGCCGCCAGGTGATCGAGGCGCTGATCGCCCTGGTCAACGCCGAGGTCTACCCGCATATCCCGCTGAAAGGCTCGGTCGGCGCCTCCGGTGACCTGGCGCCGTTGGCGCATATGTCGCTCGTGCTGCTCGGCGAAAGCCAGGCGCGCCATAAGGGCCAATGGCTGCCGGCCAGCGAGGCGCTGGCCATCGCCGGCCTGGAGCCGATGACCCTGGCTGCCAAGGAAGGTCTGGCGCTGCTCAACGGCACCCAGGTGTCCACCGCCTACGCGCTGCGCGGGCTGTTCGAAGGTGAAGACCTTTACGCCGCCGCCAGCGTCTGCGGTGCGCTGAGTGTCGAGGCGCTGCTCGGTTCGCGCTCGCCCTTCGATGCGCGCATCCATGCCGCACGCGGCCAGCGCGGGCAGATTGACGCGGCGGCTGCTTTCCGTCACCTGCTCGGCGACAGCAGCGAGATCGGCCGCTCCCACGCCGCCTGCGACAAGGTGCAAGATCCGTATTCGCTGCGCTGCCAGCCGCAGGTCATGGGCGCCTGCCTGACCCAGCTGCGTCAGGCCGCCGAAGTGCTCGGCGTTGAGGCCAACGCGGTCTCCGACAACCCGCTGGTGTTCGCCGCTGAAGGCGAGGTGATTTCCGGTGGCAACTTCCACGCCGAGCCGGTGGCCATGGCCGCCGACAATATCGCCCTGGCCATCGCCGAGATCGGTTCGCTGTCCGAGCGGCGTATCTCGCTGATGATGGACAAGCACATGTCGCAACTGCCGCCGTTCCTGGTGGCCAATGGCGGGGTGAACTCCGGCTTCATGATCGCCCAGGTCACTGCTGCTGCGTTGGCCAGCGAGAACAAGGCGTTGGCCCATCCGCACAGCGTCGACAGCCTGCCGACGTCGGCCAACCAGGAAGACCACGTATCCATGGCGCCGGCCGCTGGCAAGCGCCTGTGGGACATGGCTGCCAACACCCGCGGCGTGCTGGCCGTGGAATGGCTGGGCGCCTGCCAGGGCCTGGACTTCCGCGAGGGGCTGAAGAGCACGCCGGCGCTGGAACAGGCGCGCCAGGCGCTGCGCGCCAAGGTACCGTACTACGTCGAGGACCGCTTCTTCGCCCCGGACATCGCCGCCGCCGATGCGCTGCTCGCCGAGCGCGTGCTGACGCCGCTGCTGCCAGCCGGCATGCTGCCGTCGGTAGGCTGA
- a CDS encoding endonuclease, with translation MRAVTLLLGCLATCISSFSLANGQTQLGDVKQAIAQAFWQDLYGNGGTTLYCGQTFARESGTLTASPIYSSKQLKSAMRCVTDRQCTIMNPRYPYIVADLHNYYPALSRVELARRNAQFAELADDVPSKFADIGCDLKTSFQLVEPRDEAKGNIARAIFYMHIEYGLPIVGLVPMYKAWHRMDPPDAEEKARNDKIEVLQGTRNRFIDDPSLVDQLISD, from the coding sequence ATGCGCGCAGTCACCTTGCTTCTTGGTTGCCTGGCAACCTGCATCAGCAGCTTCTCCCTGGCCAATGGCCAGACCCAACTGGGCGACGTCAAACAGGCCATCGCTCAGGCGTTCTGGCAGGATCTTTACGGTAATGGCGGCACCACGCTCTATTGCGGCCAGACCTTCGCTCGTGAAAGCGGCACCCTCACTGCCAGCCCGATCTACAGCAGCAAGCAGCTCAAGAGCGCGATGCGCTGCGTCACCGACCGCCAATGCACCATCATGAACCCGCGCTATCCGTACATCGTCGCCGACCTGCACAACTACTACCCGGCGCTGAGCCGCGTGGAGCTGGCACGACGCAATGCCCAGTTCGCCGAACTGGCCGATGACGTACCGAGCAAGTTCGCCGATATCGGCTGCGATCTTAAAACCAGCTTCCAACTGGTGGAGCCGCGCGACGAAGCCAAGGGCAATATCGCCCGCGCGATCTTCTACATGCACATCGAATACGGTTTGCCCATCGTCGGCCTGGTGCCAATGTACAAGGCCTGGCACCGCATGGACCCGCCGGATGCCGAGGAGAAGGCGCGCAACGACAAGATCGAGGTACTGCAGGGCACGCGCAATCGCTTTATCGACGATCCTTCGCTAGTGGATCAGCTGATCAGCGACTGA